AGGTCTTCGTACCCCTGTGATATCAGCGTGCCGCATAATGTCGATGAATTCCATGGAGGTCATGATGTCCTTACTCTCGCCGTAAGAGTACGAGGGTATCCTACGGGGATCGAAGGTCTTCGATCCTGTTGCGACGACGATCGCGCCGACATCGAACTCTTTTTCAGTACCATTCTGGACGACCTTTACATGTCTGTTCCCAAACCCTCCTGTGATCTCTTTTACCTCAGTGTTTAGCATGACTTCGATAAAGGGGTTTCTTTCGACGTCCTCGATCTTAGGTGTAAAGATGCACTCCTTGCAATACTGCATGCAGCATATCCCGCAATTATGTGTCGGAAACGTTGTCGCGAGTTTGTAAGCCCTCCCCCCGAGCTCCCCCTCCCTCTCGACGAGATAGACCTTGTGACCTGCTTTGGCGATTTCAAGCGCAGCCGCCATGCCCGCCACGCCACCTCCGATGACCAGAACGGAGTCCTTGATCGGAATCGTGATGTCCTCTAGTGGTTTTAGGCGTCTAACCCGTTCGAGACCGCCGAGCATAAGGGACTTCGCCTTTCTCGTCGCCTCCGCCTTGTCAGGGTGAACCCATGCACACTGCTCTCTGAGATTGACCATTTCAAAGAGATACTTGTTCATTCCCGCTGAGGCGAGTGCACTCCTAATCGTCTCCCCCTGGATATTGGGGATCGCCCCACCGATGAGAATCCTGTCAAATTTCTTGTCCAGGTATTTGCCGATAAGAAAATCGATCCCTTCCCTCGAAGAGAGCTCATCGAAAATGTCCACATCGACGACATCCTCAAATTGGCGCAAGAAGGCTGCGACCTCTTCAAGGTCAATGCGGTCACTGATCTCTCCCTTTTCCCTGCACAAATAAATGCCGATCTTGCCCTCCTTTTTCTCCTCCATGGTGACCAACCCAGATCATTAAGGAATTAAGCCTTCCGACTCTTCATAGGATTGTTAAGACCTGTAGCGAGGGAATCTTATTTTATCGTTTTCATCGATTTCATCACTACTACCGAAAATTCCCGATAATCGCTCATTTTTTATTCGCAGGGACATCGATAACGCATGATTTTCAACCTTGTTCAATGACACAATCTCTCGTGTGTATTAAATTTTGAATTCTTGGAAAGCACCTAGTTGCTTTTTTTTAAAAAATAGACTGGATTTTGGGTAATAATAAACATTTCTGTTCGAAATCCTTATTAAAGGAAAGCTCTCATGTTTGATCCAGGAGTACTGATTTGATATGACTTTTACAAATGAAAAGACTTTTGAAAACGCACTCAAGGCGAAAAAAATTGAGGAGGTTCACCTGGCGTATGAAGAAGCACTTGATTCAACGCCACTCGGTGTTTCGTTTCCAAATATCATAGGCGGAGTTGAGAGAGAAGCGCAGGGGGGTTTTGAGGACAGGAGTCCGATTGATCGTTCAATCCTGCTCGGCCGTTTTCCACGCTCTACATCTCATGATGTGAACGAAGCTGTCAGGGCCGCTGGTGAAGCATTCAAGGAATGGTCGGAGACTGACTGGCACCTACGGGTTTCTATATTCAAAAAAATTGCTAGCATCATGAGAAATGAGAAGTTCTTGCTTGCTGCGGCTGTGACACTCGATAATGGTAAGAACAGGTATGAGGCGGTGGCTGATGTCGATGAGGCGATCGATTTCATCGAATTCTACTGCGACCAAATGGTTCGTCATGACGGTTTCGTCGTCGAGACACTGATGGCTTACGAGGGCGAAAAATCGCTGAGCGTCATGCGCCCATATGGAGTATGGGCGGTTATCTGCCCTTTCAATTTTCCAGCTGCTATCACAACGGGCATGGCGACGGCCGCGATGATCACTGGGAACACCGTCGTCATTAAGCCGTCGTCATTAGCACCACTTCCGGTCTATATGATCTGTCAGATCATGCGGCTTGCCGGATTACCTCCCGGTGTAATCAATTTCGTTGCTGGCCCAGGTGCGGAAGTGGGAGATGCTTTAATCCACCATCCTGGGGTAAGTGGAATCGTCTTTACGGGGTCAAAGGAAATCGGATACAGCATCATCCATTCTTCAATCAATCCATGGCCGAGACCTGTTATTGCTGAGATGGGCGGCAAGAATGCGATCATTGTCTCTTCGAAGGCAGACCTTGATGACGCTGTCGATGGTGTTGTGTCCTCAGCTTTCGGGTACGGTGGACAGAAGTGCAGCGCCTGTTCACGGGTCATCGTGTTCGAGGATGTTGCTGATGCGTTTATCAAAAAAATGATCAAAAAGACACAAGCGCTCAAGATCGGGGATCCGAGAGAACGCGATGTTTTTCTTGGACCCGTCATTAGTGAGAAAGCGGCTAACGATTTCGTCAAGTTTGCAGATATCGCAAAGGCTGACGGAAAAATCCTTGCCGGCGGGTCGAGAATTACTGGTGGCATTTTTGACAGGGGCCACTATGTCGAGCCAACGATTGTTGCAGATCTCCCCAACGATCACTTCCTTATTAGGAATGAGCTCTTCCTCCCTTTCCTGTGCGTGCAACGAGTTCCGAACCTAGAGGAAGCGGTGAGAAGAGCAAATGAGGTTGAGTATGGTCTTACGGGAGGGATTTTTACAACCGATGAGGGGGAGATTGATTATTACTTCGATCACACTGAGGCAGGGGTACTTTATGCAAATAGAAGGCGGGGTGGCTCGACGGGTGCGATGGTTGGCGCCCAGCCTTTTGGCGGTTGGAAAGCGAGTGGATCAACTGGAAAAGGTGCTGGTGGTCCTTACTACCTTATCCAATTCATGAGGGAGCAGAGCAGGACACGGTGCGAAAAAGTGTGATACATCATCCTACGGATCATTTCTCGTACGTTTTTTTCGTTTTTTTTGGGTTGCGTCAAATACCCATAATAATGTTTTGTCCCTGATTACCGAGTCATCCTGCCGATAGCCGGCGCCAAAATCCTGACTCCTTTTATGACTTTACTGAACGAAAATCGTCCTTCCTTGGTCAAAATAATCCAAGGTGGGGAAGCAGAAATCGTCGCGATACATGAGGGATCATGCATGATATTATATTTTTGACTCCATCCTTTAATATTTGAAAAATCAATCATCATTTGATGAAGAATGCTTGTGTCATTGAGGTATCATATATTGATCCAGAGGCATACGTCAGTCTCGTAAATCATGATCTAAGGAAGCAAATTCTCAAAACTCTTTACAGAAGGGCACTGGATTCGCCCGTTTCAAAGCAAGAGTTAGCCGATTTGATCGGTGTTAACTACCATCAACTCGTATACCAGTTGAACAATCATTTAAGGGAGTTTTGGACAGTCGCTTCTGAGAAAAAGGTGAGGGGAACGCGGATGGAGTTGATCGCGCCCTTACATCGAAATTCGATCTTCATTACCTTTGGAAAAGAGAATACGATTTATCTCGTCGATCCGCTCGCAGGACTCTTCGGATCGTTGGCAAAGGTCGGGACGCGATGCGATTCCTGTACGGAGGGAGAGGCAATGAAATGTCTCGAACATATCAAGAAGTGTTCTTGCGCATCGGTCATCAATAAAGTCGAGAAGGAGATTTTGATTGGAAACCAGAGAAAGCAACCTTTCAGGCCTATCGATCACGCGATTGTCTGCGCGCTCAGGGGGATTTCAAAAGGGGAAAAATGTGTGATCACAATTCCGTGTGAGAATTGCGCTTATATCAATAGGTTCGTAAAGCTTGAGGGACTGGCTGGTCGCTAGGAGGATCGCGATCTTCAATATTTGACTTATCGGCAATTTATTTAGTCATTGAACGATTTGCCCTGCCGGTGAGCAACAACATGACAGGCGATGAACTTCGCAATCCAGTTAGAATTGCAATCATCGGCGGTTTCCTCGGTGCTGGCAAGTCCAGTATGGCAATGGCTGTCGGGAAATTTTTGATGGAAAAGGAAAACGCCCTAGTTGCAGTCATTACAAACGACCAGGGCAATGTCCTCGTCGACACCGAATTCATGCGCAGCGGTGGGTTCGATGTGGAAGAAATCCGTGGCGGTTGCTTTTGTGTGAATTTTGAGGAATTTGTTAGGGATGCCCAACGACTCGCCTTCACCAAGAGACCCGATCTCATCATTGCTGAATCGATTGGAACGGCGACAAACCTCCTCGCGGCTGTTATCTCGCCTTTGAAGGAGCTATATCCACAAGATTTTGAGATTGCGCCATTGTTTGTCGTTGTCGACTGTCAAGCTACCTACGAATCACTTAATCGCAAAGAGGACTCCTCCACTTTGGCAAGTCTCATCCCAGTGCAACAGATCAAGGAAGCAGAGATCATTGTCCTGTCAAAATGTGACCTCGTCGAAGGGGGGCAACTGGACGCGGTTATTGAGTATATCAAAAACCTCAATCAAGAGGCGATGATTATACCCTACTCTTTCATCACGAAAATGAATGTGGAAAGAATTGCGGAGTTGATGATCTCAGAAAAAAAGAGCACAAAGAAACCTCTCGAGGTCGATCAGAGGATTTTCGCCAGGGAAAAAGCGATGCTCGGCTGGTGCAACTACAGCGCTGAGGTTAGGGCGGACGAGCGCGTAGACGCGCGGACTTTTCTCATAGAAATAATGAAGGGAATTGCGGAGCACTTCGAGAGCAACTCACTAGCGCATGTGAAGGCAATTCTTTCATCGACGAGAAGCACGATGAAATTGAGTCTTG
This DNA window, taken from Methanomassiliicoccales archaeon, encodes the following:
- a CDS encoding GTP-binding protein, with translation MTGDELRNPVRIAIIGGFLGAGKSSMAMAVGKFLMEKENALVAVITNDQGNVLVDTEFMRSGGFDVEEIRGGCFCVNFEEFVRDAQRLAFTKRPDLIIAESIGTATNLLAAVISPLKELYPQDFEIAPLFVVVDCQATYESLNRKEDSSTLASLIPVQQIKEAEIIVLSKCDLVEGGQLDAVIEYIKNLNQEAMIIPYSFITKMNVERIAELMISEKKSTKKPLEVDQRIFAREKAMLGWCNYSAEVRADERVDARTFLIEIMKGIAEHFESNSLAHVKAILSSTRSTMKLSLVGDRLRIDDLRGERFFIGEGKLVINARVCSTPEELKKSITTSVKSSSKAMHVTILNEQEVAFVPKPEMPSNVLKIQ
- a CDS encoding aldehyde dehydrogenase family protein: MTFTNEKTFENALKAKKIEEVHLAYEEALDSTPLGVSFPNIIGGVEREAQGGFEDRSPIDRSILLGRFPRSTSHDVNEAVRAAGEAFKEWSETDWHLRVSIFKKIASIMRNEKFLLAAAVTLDNGKNRYEAVADVDEAIDFIEFYCDQMVRHDGFVVETLMAYEGEKSLSVMRPYGVWAVICPFNFPAAITTGMATAAMITGNTVVIKPSSLAPLPVYMICQIMRLAGLPPGVINFVAGPGAEVGDALIHHPGVSGIVFTGSKEIGYSIIHSSINPWPRPVIAEMGGKNAIIVSSKADLDDAVDGVVSSAFGYGGQKCSACSRVIVFEDVADAFIKKMIKKTQALKIGDPRERDVFLGPVISEKAANDFVKFADIAKADGKILAGGSRITGGIFDRGHYVEPTIVADLPNDHFLIRNELFLPFLCVQRVPNLEEAVRRANEVEYGLTGGIFTTDEGEIDYYFDHTEAGVLYANRRRGGSTGAMVGAQPFGGWKASGSTGKGAGGPYYLIQFMREQSRTRCEKV
- a CDS encoding CoB--CoM heterodisulfide reductase iron-sulfur subunit A family protein; translated protein: MEEKKEGKIGIYLCREKGEISDRIDLEEVAAFLRQFEDVVDVDIFDELSSREGIDFLIGKYLDKKFDRILIGGAIPNIQGETIRSALASAGMNKYLFEMVNLREQCAWVHPDKAEATRKAKSLMLGGLERVRRLKPLEDITIPIKDSVLVIGGGVAGMAAALEIAKAGHKVYLVEREGELGGRAYKLATTFPTHNCGICCMQYCKECIFTPKIEDVERNPFIEVMLNTEVKEITGGFGNRHVKVVQNGTEKEFDVGAIVVATGSKTFDPRRIPSYSYGESKDIMTSMEFIDIMRHADITGVRRPSDGKIPKTINFVLCVGSRDKSKGNLHCSLVCCTYTIGIAKEVKKLHPETEVYIHYIDLRGPYRGFEEFYTDAREIGINFIRGKVAEIIPENGKLLIRAEDTDAGVVLNIESDLVVLAVGQEPSEGSDRIAKMLHIQTDIDNFMKDVNPMLPPQIRRGVYIAGCAQGPKGIRYSIDDAKSVAQEIIALLDAGKINIERITAKVNEERCRGCGRCAEVCVFKAISLVPKDGGRVAVVDEYLCEGCGACAAACCNKAMTVSHYEREQIESIICSLIQEVEE